In Blautia sp. SC05B48, a single genomic region encodes these proteins:
- a CDS encoding SpaA isopeptide-forming pilin-related protein, with protein MKMRFKRFLSGFMAVATLASVIIQPVAVSASELEPEEIPFEQQYAELKDVQDSLDPDEIVKANDIELSYGQEFDVEVDLSGIEGVDESKIKVLFHEAKNETGTDFDTHTPDTYKAVYAVKPVSGHPAYRISRNITVKEPETEVQSERASESTVNVEDDTGDTEQSEEDSESHWETQNSESTADLESELTVSEALEQAESNGIDLYAMNEGETVTFMAAAGNARSSQQVSVTRGAEYRYADYGYGTYLTYQYTVKFGNISATAYCVQPSKPGPGSGTYTINKVGDGKALAKVCYYGTKASGDDGFFIEENGYGNLSAGARFILVHLAASYANGSGDAFSGANSTAQNLAMKLYNYCISQPEIPDVAMSFSDADVKAYVDGNSQRTKDITFNADALQTITMKLPAGVQLHNLTTGKTSKAGESVEICGGTKFYLSAPLTQVSDVAGSWSATMKGSITKDYSAYKISTGSGNQDLALVFGEGVDDEKYVDFKVSWVQQASVKVIKKDAKSDAKLSGAVFGLYSDAECTKLITQLPATDENGEASVQITKTQDTVYLKEITAPSGYRINATAYNVKLEVSKTTTVTVPDEEQMGQLTVYKEGEVLVGADVTENGTTFKYEKRRQSGAVYDVYAGEDIKTAYGTKIYSKGDLVKENLTTDTNGATVLKNLYLGTYIVKEKQAPTGFYNAGEEKTVTLSYAGQNVDIVFTETTFTNDRQKVEVMVTKQDEDTENPLDGGIFGLYAASDITNVDGTIIVKKGTLIEKATTGTDGTAKFTADLPLGFSYDVKEVQAPEGYVRKTDDVYTFAFSYTNDKEAKQTFKHTFKNERVTAKISLQKQDKETKKAVPQGDATLEKAVYGLYAREDIVHPDGATGVIYKAGEQVATLTTDKNGQASVDGLYLGNYYVKEITPPTGYLADEEEHDLVCNYEGDLVAEVNRECLSLEQVMKQPFQIIKAANNGKTDADLLKGAGFTAYLASSLKVKEDGSYDFDSAKPVVIGENGATEIFTDEKGYACSIAIPYGTYIVRETTTPHNYTPVDDFTVRITENNPNQPQTWRVLLDDEFEAKLKIIKQDDETKKAVLQKNTEFKIFNMDTEKYVEQVTTYPTTVKHKSYFTDEQGYLILPQNLKIGHYRIEEVNAPYGYTLNENYYEVTVDSNTAYQMDGTSGDVIIEAVYENHPVKGELTIAKKGEVLDGFKDDFTYQTENLEGAEFEIYAAEDIYTADFQKDDNGNRILEYAAGTLVKTVTTDKDGKAVLKNLPLGSYKIVEQTAPDGFVLNSEAQIITFSYKDQETPVIEQTAIFENDRQKVEISVVKQDADTKAAVAGAEFGLYAKNDMEAHGTVIVKADTLLGKAVSGEDGKAVFTQDLTFGEYYIKELAAPNGYVSSDEILEVKAEYQGQDVKVVQLSSVFKNQPTKVVVSKSDLTTGVELSGATLTVLDKDGNVVDTWKSVKGEQHLIERLTVGETYTLREEMAPYGYLKAEEITFMIEDTGEIQKVEMKDDVPTGTIIINKQGEFLDKVTALDSVGGWISHLFQYVTGSLKDVTFEVFALEDVKSADGESEDYYKKDELVATITTDDTGIAKISGLPLGKYYVKEKATVEGFVLDDEAREIDLTYRDQDTAEVTYSADWQNNRQKAEVEVVKKEKDSDRVLEGAVFALCAKDDITGADGKVILKADTVIEELATDKEGKLTFTADLPIGFAYYIKETSPAPGFATTDETQEFTFEYGGAEKEKVSYAFTFEDEPTVIEITKTSLTDGKELEGAKLQVTDESGKVVDSWTSGKEAHIIKELVVGQKYTLTETKPTDGYVTAESITFTVEDTAKAQKIEMKDDVTKVEISKTDISGKELPGAKLTILDKDGKTVESWTSEEKPHYIEMLPIGEYTLREESAPDGYLVAEDVKFTVEDTGEIQKVVMKDEVKPEETPTPETPSTQVTDTPKTGDDTHMLIWILLAIAGMAGSVSAVWITKKRK; from the coding sequence ATGAAAATGAGATTCAAAAGATTCTTGTCCGGATTTATGGCAGTCGCAACACTGGCTTCTGTCATTATTCAGCCAGTAGCAGTTTCGGCTTCTGAATTAGAACCAGAAGAAATACCATTTGAACAGCAGTATGCAGAATTAAAAGATGTTCAGGATTCCCTTGATCCGGATGAGATCGTAAAGGCAAATGATATTGAACTTTCTTATGGGCAGGAATTTGATGTAGAAGTTGATCTGTCTGGAATCGAAGGTGTAGATGAAAGTAAGATTAAGGTTTTATTCCATGAAGCAAAGAATGAAACGGGTACAGATTTTGACACACATACACCAGATACTTACAAGGCTGTCTATGCAGTAAAACCAGTCAGCGGTCATCCTGCTTATAGAATCAGCAGAAACATTACAGTGAAAGAACCGGAAACAGAAGTACAGTCAGAGCGTGCTTCAGAAAGTACGGTAAATGTTGAAGATGATACTGGAGATACAGAGCAGAGCGAGGAAGATTCGGAATCGCACTGGGAAACACAAAATTCTGAAAGCACAGCAGATTTGGAATCTGAATTAACCGTTTCAGAAGCACTGGAGCAGGCAGAGAGTAATGGAATTGATCTGTATGCAATGAATGAAGGCGAAACAGTAACCTTTATGGCTGCGGCAGGCAATGCCAGAAGTTCACAGCAGGTTTCTGTGACCAGAGGGGCAGAATACCGATATGCAGATTATGGATATGGAACATATCTGACTTATCAGTATACTGTAAAATTCGGCAATATATCTGCCACAGCATACTGTGTGCAGCCATCCAAACCAGGGCCTGGAAGTGGAACTTATACGATCAACAAGGTTGGCGATGGAAAAGCACTTGCGAAAGTATGCTATTACGGTACAAAGGCTTCCGGTGATGATGGATTTTTTATAGAGGAAAACGGATACGGCAATTTAAGTGCAGGAGCCAGATTTATTCTGGTACATCTGGCAGCATCTTATGCAAATGGAAGTGGAGATGCTTTTTCAGGTGCAAATAGTACAGCACAGAATCTGGCAATGAAACTCTATAATTACTGTATTTCACAGCCGGAAATTCCAGATGTGGCAATGTCCTTTTCGGATGCAGATGTAAAAGCCTATGTGGATGGCAACAGTCAGAGAACAAAGGATATTACATTTAATGCGGATGCGTTACAGACCATTACCATGAAACTTCCGGCAGGTGTACAGCTTCATAACCTGACAACAGGTAAAACAAGTAAAGCCGGAGAAAGTGTGGAAATTTGTGGTGGTACAAAGTTTTATCTGTCCGCACCATTAACACAGGTGAGTGATGTGGCAGGAAGCTGGTCTGCAACCATGAAAGGAAGCATTACCAAAGATTATTCAGCTTATAAGATTTCAACAGGTTCCGGAAACCAGGATCTGGCTCTAGTATTTGGCGAAGGCGTTGACGATGAGAAATATGTAGATTTTAAAGTATCCTGGGTACAGCAGGCAAGTGTTAAGGTGATCAAGAAAGATGCCAAGTCAGACGCAAAGCTGTCTGGTGCTGTGTTTGGATTATACAGTGATGCAGAATGTACCAAACTGATCACACAGTTACCTGCGACGGATGAAAACGGTGAAGCGTCCGTACAGATCACCAAGACACAGGATACCGTATATCTGAAAGAGATTACAGCTCCAAGCGGATACCGTATCAATGCGACAGCTTATAACGTGAAACTGGAAGTCAGCAAGACCACAACTGTTACTGTTCCAGATGAAGAACAGATGGGACAGCTTACCGTTTATAAAGAAGGTGAGGTTCTGGTTGGTGCAGATGTGACAGAAAATGGCACAACATTTAAGTATGAGAAACGCAGACAGAGTGGTGCTGTTTATGATGTGTATGCTGGAGAAGATATTAAAACTGCCTATGGTACAAAGATTTACAGCAAGGGTGATCTGGTAAAAGAGAATCTGACAACAGATACAAACGGAGCTACCGTTCTTAAAAATCTGTATCTTGGTACATATATCGTAAAAGAGAAACAGGCTCCGACAGGATTCTATAATGCCGGAGAGGAAAAGACAGTAACATTATCCTATGCAGGGCAGAATGTGGACATTGTTTTCACTGAGACAACCTTTACTAATGACAGACAAAAAGTAGAAGTAATGGTAACAAAACAGGATGAAGATACAGAAAATCCGCTGGATGGCGGAATTTTTGGACTTTATGCTGCAAGTGATATTACCAATGTGGATGGAACCATCATTGTAAAGAAAGGGACACTGATCGAGAAAGCGACAACAGGAACAGACGGAACAGCGAAGTTTACAGCAGACCTGCCGCTTGGATTTTCTTATGATGTGAAAGAAGTGCAGGCCCCGGAAGGGTATGTGAGAAAAACAGATGATGTTTATACGTTTGCTTTCTCTTATACGAATGATAAAGAAGCAAAACAGACATTTAAGCATACATTCAAAAATGAACGTGTAACAGCTAAGATTTCTCTGCAGAAACAGGACAAAGAAACAAAAAAGGCAGTTCCACAGGGCGATGCAACTCTGGAAAAAGCAGTTTATGGATTGTATGCTCGTGAAGATATTGTGCATCCGGATGGTGCTACTGGTGTGATCTATAAAGCAGGAGAGCAGGTTGCCACTCTTACGACAGATAAGAATGGACAGGCTTCTGTGGATGGCTTATATCTTGGTAATTACTATGTGAAAGAGATTACTCCGCCAACTGGTTATCTGGCGGATGAAGAAGAACATGATCTGGTCTGCAATTATGAGGGAGATCTTGTAGCAGAGGTAAATCGTGAGTGTCTGTCTCTGGAGCAGGTAATGAAACAGCCATTCCAGATTATCAAAGCAGCAAATAATGGAAAGACTGACGCAGATTTATTGAAAGGGGCAGGATTTACTGCTTATCTGGCATCATCCCTGAAAGTAAAAGAGGATGGAAGCTATGATTTTGATTCTGCAAAACCGGTAGTGATCGGAGAAAATGGTGCAACAGAAATCTTTACAGATGAAAAAGGTTATGCCTGCAGTATTGCGATTCCTTATGGAACTTATATTGTGCGTGAAACCACAACGCCTCATAATTACACTCCGGTAGATGATTTTACAGTGCGTATCACTGAGAACAACCCGAACCAGCCACAGACATGGAGAGTGCTTCTGGATGACGAGTTTGAAGCGAAACTGAAAATTATCAAACAGGATGATGAGACGAAAAAGGCAGTACTTCAGAAGAATACAGAGTTCAAGATTTTCAATATGGACACTGAAAAATATGTGGAGCAGGTAACAACTTATCCGACTACGGTAAAACATAAATCCTATTTTACAGATGAGCAGGGATATTTGATTCTTCCGCAGAATCTTAAAATCGGACATTACCGCATTGAGGAAGTAAATGCACCTTATGGATATACTTTGAATGAAAATTACTATGAGGTAACAGTTGATTCCAATACTGCATATCAGATGGATGGAACTTCCGGGGATGTGATTATTGAAGCAGTTTATGAGAACCATCCAGTTAAGGGAGAACTGACTATCGCGAAAAAAGGCGAAGTTCTGGACGGATTCAAGGATGATTTTACATATCAGACAGAAAATCTGGAAGGGGCAGAGTTTGAGATTTACGCTGCCGAGGACATCTATACTGCAGATTTCCAGAAAGATGATAATGGAAATCGTATTCTGGAATATGCGGCAGGAACACTGGTAAAAACGGTCACAACGGATAAAGATGGTAAAGCGGTTCTGAAAAATCTTCCGCTTGGAAGTTATAAGATTGTCGAACAGACAGCACCGGATGGCTTTGTTTTAAACAGTGAAGCACAGATCATTACTTTCTCTTACAAAGATCAGGAAACACCAGTCATTGAGCAGACAGCTATCTTTGAAAATGACCGTCAGAAAGTAGAAATTTCTGTGGTAAAACAGGATGCTGATACAAAAGCAGCCGTTGCAGGAGCAGAGTTTGGGCTTTATGCGAAGAATGACATGGAAGCTCATGGAACTGTGATTGTGAAAGCTGACACACTCCTTGGAAAAGCTGTTTCCGGAGAAGATGGAAAGGCTGTATTTACACAGGATCTGACATTCGGTGAGTATTATATCAAAGAACTTGCAGCACCAAACGGTTATGTATCTTCTGATGAAATTCTGGAAGTAAAAGCAGAATATCAGGGACAGGATGTTAAGGTAGTACAGTTATCTTCTGTATTTAAGAACCAGCCTACAAAGGTTGTGGTTTCCAAGTCTGATTTAACTACTGGCGTGGAATTGTCGGGTGCGACACTTACTGTTCTGGACAAAGATGGAAATGTAGTTGATACATGGAAATCTGTAAAAGGAGAGCAGCATCTGATTGAACGACTTACCGTAGGGGAAACCTATACTCTCAGAGAAGAAATGGCTCCTTATGGATACCTCAAGGCAGAAGAGATCACCTTTATGATTGAGGATACTGGGGAAATCCAGAAAGTGGAAATGAAAGATGATGTGCCGACAGGAACGATTATCATCAATAAACAGGGAGAATTTCTGGATAAAGTAACTGCACTGGATTCTGTTGGAGGATGGATCAGCCATTTATTCCAGTATGTAACAGGCAGCCTGAAAGATGTTACTTTTGAAGTATTTGCTTTGGAGGACGTGAAATCTGCTGACGGAGAAAGTGAAGATTATTATAAAAAAGATGAGCTGGTGGCAACCATTACAACAGATGATACCGGTATTGCAAAAATATCCGGACTTCCGCTTGGTAAATACTATGTAAAAGAAAAAGCTACAGTAGAAGGCTTTGTTCTGGATGATGAAGCAAGAGAGATTGATCTGACATACCGGGATCAGGATACTGCAGAGGTTACTTACTCTGCTGACTGGCAGAATAACCGCCAGAAAGCGGAAGTGGAAGTTGTGAAAAAAGAGAAAGATTCTGATCGTGTACTGGAAGGTGCGGTATTTGCCCTCTGTGCCAAGGACGATATTACAGGAGCAGACGGAAAAGTAATTCTGAAAGCAGATACTGTGATCGAGGAACTGGCAACAGACAAAGAAGGAAAGCTGACTTTTACGGCAGATTTACCAATTGGTTTTGCGTATTATATCAAAGAAACATCTCCGGCACCTGGATTTGCAACGACAGATGAAACACAGGAGTTCACGTTTGAGTATGGAGGTGCAGAAAAGGAAAAAGTATCTTATGCTTTTACCTTTGAGGACGAGCCGACTGTAATCGAGATCACCAAGACTTCCCTGACAGACGGAAAAGAACTGGAAGGAGCTAAGTTACAGGTAACTGACGAAAGCGGTAAAGTTGTAGATTCCTGGACTTCCGGTAAAGAAGCTCATATCATCAAAGAACTGGTAGTCGGACAGAAATATACTCTGACAGAAACAAAACCGACAGATGGCTATGTGACAGCAGAAAGCATCACGTTTACCGTTGAAGATACTGCAAAGGCACAGAAAATCGAAATGAAAGATGATGTGACCAAGGTAGAAATTTCCAAAACAGATATTTCCGGTAAGGAACTGCCAGGAGCAAAACTGACAATTCTTGATAAAGATGGTAAGACAGTAGAGAGCTGGACTTCTGAGGAAAAACCACATTACATAGAAATGCTTCCGATTGGGGAGTATACACTTCGGGAAGAGTCAGCTCCTGATGGATATCTGGTAGCGGAAGATGTGAAGTTCACAGTGGAGGATACTGGGGAGATCCAGAAAGTAGTGATGAAAGATGAGGTAAAACCGGAAGAAACACCAACACCGGAAACACCGTCTACACAGGTAACAGATACACCGAAAACCGGAGATGATACACACATGCTGATTTGGATTCTGCTTGCGATTGCAGGCATGGCAGGCAGTGTATCAGCAGTCTGGATTACAAAAAAAAGAAAATAA
- a CDS encoding RNA polymerase sigma factor, whose product MPGKKPKERQRYMLRVNDTLVEVTRAVYLAWYQAGRKERYQVEKMQRHGVCSMEELQEKGYDCSFSVLSPEEIIIRLSEIQELEEALGYLTKEDAELITLLFFEEFTVKETAQYFGCCPKTIRNRRKKVLEKLKEQLENT is encoded by the coding sequence ATGCCTGGTAAAAAGCCAAAAGAAAGACAACGCTATATGCTGCGTGTAAATGATACGCTTGTGGAAGTTACCAGGGCAGTATATCTGGCTTGGTATCAGGCTGGAAGAAAAGAGCGATACCAGGTTGAAAAAATGCAGAGGCATGGAGTATGTAGTATGGAGGAATTACAGGAAAAAGGCTATGACTGTTCTTTTTCGGTATTATCACCGGAAGAAATCATTATCAGATTGTCAGAAATACAGGAACTGGAAGAAGCTCTGGGATATTTGACTAAAGAGGATGCGGAACTGATAACGCTATTGTTTTTTGAAGAATTTACAGTAAAAGAAACAGCACAGTATTTTGGGTGCTGCCCAAAGACGATCAGAAACCGGAGGAAGAAAGTATTGGAGAAATTAAAAGAACAACTGGAAAACACATAA
- a CDS encoding sigma factor-like helix-turn-helix DNA-binding protein codes for MLTLQELKQVVSNREERRKVPSAKYLRENDVAVAKQRLMDCAEIIAYQTGYVLYCVGDYATVFPLFTCRDYVYEAERKIAVVEENFFDDQPWYVRLILEGEDRLWRNRETREHNNCISYSCISEEWCELADKGQCLLERIIAEETVRELMNLLTERQRQMIQRIYFQQQTQKEVSHELGITVPAVSKCISQAMQKMRNNSDDSARVLKKGDWKYAW; via the coding sequence ATGCTTACATTGCAGGAATTGAAACAAGTTGTAAGTAACAGGGAAGAAAGAAGAAAGGTTCCGTCCGCTAAATATTTAAGAGAAAACGATGTAGCAGTTGCGAAGCAAAGGTTGATGGATTGTGCGGAAATTATCGCATATCAGACCGGATATGTTCTCTATTGTGTGGGGGACTATGCAACGGTTTTTCCGTTATTTACCTGTCGAGATTATGTGTATGAAGCAGAAAGAAAAATAGCAGTTGTTGAGGAGAATTTTTTTGATGATCAACCCTGGTATGTAAGGCTGATATTAGAAGGCGAAGACCGGCTGTGGAGAAACAGGGAAACACGAGAACATAATAATTGCATTTCGTATAGCTGTATTTCCGAAGAATGGTGCGAATTGGCAGATAAAGGACAATGTCTGCTTGAAAGAATCATTGCAGAGGAAACAGTCAGGGAGTTGATGAATCTGTTGACAGAGCGACAGAGACAGATGATCCAGCGTATTTATTTTCAGCAGCAGACACAAAAAGAAGTCTCGCATGAACTGGGTATTACAGTTCCGGCAGTATCAAAGTGCATTTCACAGGCAATGCAGAAAATGCGGAATAATTCGGATGACTCTGCCAGAGTATTGAAAAAAGGAGACTGGAAGTATGCCTGGTAA
- a CDS encoding helix-turn-helix domain-containing protein translates to MSNRAISTELIELGERIRKRRQEMKLSQESFAEKAGISVNTVSRIEGGQTAMSVEIFRKMIEILEIDANILLGKEAGDTEKQESFQEVLYRIQKMEWKEQKIIMQTIDSLIDSFNEYR, encoded by the coding sequence CAATTTCCACAGAACTTATTGAATTGGGAGAACGGATCAGAAAACGCAGACAGGAAATGAAGTTGTCACAGGAATCTTTTGCGGAAAAAGCAGGTATCAGTGTCAATACGGTCAGCAGAATTGAAGGCGGGCAAACTGCAATGTCTGTTGAGATTTTCAGAAAGATGATTGAGATATTGGAAATAGATGCCAATATCCTGCTGGGGAAAGAGGCAGGTGATACAGAAAAGCAGGAATCATTTCAGGAAGTGCTTTACCGTATTCAGAAGATGGAATGGAAAGAGCAGAAAATTATCATGCAGACCATAGATTCTCTGATAGACAGTTTTAATGAATACAGGTGA